The Neisseria yangbaofengii genome contains a region encoding:
- a CDS encoding SIS domain-containing protein encodes MLSKISESLPSLSGAERKVAESALAEPKWFVHAAVAEIAERASVSQPTVIRFCRSLGYKGLPEFKLALSASIGHEGMPYVHEELNADDDMNNVVEKVLGNAAASLLGERRYLKEAELENAIAILMHARRVEFYGVGNSGIVAQDAQHKFFRFGISTVAYVDTHTQLMAASVLTDKDVLVAISNTGSSIELLDAVSIAKQNGAAVIAVTRAESPLAQLADCVLSVATQENAELYTPMVSRLLQLAVIDILAIGLALRLGDQASLQLQKSKRSIHNKHVEYDKD; translated from the coding sequence ATGTTAAGTAAAATCAGTGAGTCATTGCCGAGTTTATCCGGTGCGGAACGTAAAGTCGCCGAATCTGCCTTGGCTGAACCCAAATGGTTTGTGCATGCGGCGGTGGCCGAAATCGCAGAGCGCGCTTCGGTCAGCCAGCCGACGGTAATCCGTTTCTGCCGCAGTTTGGGCTATAAAGGTTTGCCGGAATTCAAATTGGCGTTGTCAGCCAGTATCGGCCACGAAGGCATGCCTTATGTGCATGAAGAATTGAATGCCGATGACGACATGAACAATGTCGTGGAAAAGGTATTGGGCAATGCAGCTGCTTCTTTATTGGGCGAGCGCCGGTACCTGAAAGAGGCAGAGTTGGAAAACGCTATTGCGATTTTGATGCACGCCCGCCGCGTTGAGTTTTACGGTGTCGGTAATTCCGGCATTGTGGCGCAGGATGCGCAGCATAAGTTTTTCCGTTTCGGCATTTCAACCGTCGCCTATGTGGACACCCACACCCAACTGATGGCGGCATCGGTGTTGACCGATAAAGATGTGCTGGTGGCGATTTCGAATACCGGCTCGTCGATTGAATTGCTGGATGCAGTCAGTATTGCCAAGCAAAACGGTGCGGCCGTGATTGCAGTCACGCGTGCGGAATCGCCATTGGCGCAATTGGCCGATTGTGTGTTGAGCGTGGCTACGCAGGAAAACGCCGAGCTTTACACACCGATGGTGTCACGCCTGCTGCAATTGGCCGTGATTGACATTTTGGCCATAGGCTTGGCCTTGCGCTTGGGAGATCAGGCCAGCCTGCAACTACAAAAAAGTAAAAGAAGTATTCACAATAAACACGTTGAATATGATAAGGACTAA
- a CDS encoding glucokinase, protein MSSIPTDYPRLVADIGGTNARFALEAGPQQIEQAHVLPCKDYDTIVDAAREYLRLTGQPNVAHAAVAIANPIVGDWVQMTNHHWAFSIETTRQALGLETLIFLNDFTAQALAVTQTEDKDLVQVGGQAPAENQPKAVIGPGTGLGVSGLVHSPAGWVALAGEGGHTSFPPFDDMEVTIWQYAKNKYGHVSAERFLSGAGLSLIYEALAAKEKAKPGKLTPSEITDRALSGTSPLCRQTLDIFCAMLGTVASNLALTLGARGGVYLCGGIIPRVLDYFKNSSFRSRFENKGRFEAYLAAIPVYVVLSEFPGITGAAAALENHLKNVLSK, encoded by the coding sequence ATGTCTTCTATACCAACTGATTACCCACGTTTAGTCGCCGATATCGGCGGCACCAATGCCCGCTTTGCATTGGAAGCCGGGCCTCAACAAATCGAGCAAGCGCATGTGTTGCCGTGTAAGGATTACGACACCATCGTTGATGCCGCGCGCGAATACCTGCGCTTGACCGGTCAACCGAATGTTGCCCATGCGGCGGTGGCGATTGCCAATCCGATTGTCGGTGATTGGGTGCAGATGACCAACCACCATTGGGCGTTTTCCATTGAAACCACCCGTCAGGCATTAGGTTTGGAAACCCTGATTTTCCTGAACGACTTTACCGCGCAGGCCTTGGCTGTCACACAAACCGAAGACAAAGATTTGGTGCAGGTCGGCGGTCAGGCACCGGCTGAAAACCAGCCTAAAGCCGTTATCGGCCCGGGCACCGGTTTGGGCGTGAGTGGCTTGGTACACAGTCCGGCCGGTTGGGTGGCGTTGGCGGGCGAGGGCGGCCATACTAGCTTTCCGCCATTTGACGATATGGAAGTTACCATTTGGCAATACGCCAAAAACAAATACGGCCATGTTTCTGCCGAGCGTTTCTTGAGCGGCGCAGGCTTGAGCCTGATTTACGAAGCCTTGGCTGCCAAAGAAAAAGCCAAACCAGGCAAACTGACGCCATCTGAAATTACCGATCGTGCCTTGAGCGGCACATCGCCTTTGTGTCGCCAAACCTTGGATATTTTCTGCGCCATGTTGGGTACGGTTGCCTCCAATCTTGCATTGACGTTGGGCGCGCGCGGCGGTGTGTATTTGTGCGGCGGCATTATTCCGCGAGTGTTGGATTATTTTAAAAATTCATCATTCCGTAGCCGCTTTGAAAACAAAGGCCGCTTTGAAGCTTATTTGGCTGCCATTCCGGTGTATGTTGTGTTGAGTGAATTTCCCGGCATTACCGGTGCCGCTGCGGCCTTGGAAAATCATTTGAAAAACGTGTTAAGCAAATAA
- the pgl gene encoding 6-phosphogluconolactonase, with amino-acid sequence MFTWHEYENAAVAARAQADAVAIELQNALNEKGNAVLAVSGGRSPIVFFEALSQKDLDWANVSVGLADERIVPTNHPDSNTRLVREYLLQNKAAAAQWIPMVEDGKTEIELQPQTVVDYALKQYKHPDVLVLGMGGDGHTASLFPQAPQLPEAINLENNLTLIHTTPVTAPHERVSMTLDAILNTLHVFLAIQGTDKKAVFDKAAEEPTTEYPISLILNNERVDCHVFYTN; translated from the coding sequence ATGTTTACTTGGCACGAATACGAAAACGCAGCAGTGGCTGCCCGCGCACAAGCGGATGCGGTGGCGATCGAATTGCAAAATGCCCTGAATGAAAAAGGCAATGCCGTGTTGGCAGTATCCGGCGGTCGTTCGCCGATTGTTTTTTTTGAAGCCTTGTCGCAAAAAGACTTGGATTGGGCCAATGTGAGCGTCGGCTTGGCGGACGAGCGTATTGTGCCGACCAATCATCCCGACAGCAACACCCGTTTGGTGCGCGAATATTTGCTGCAAAACAAAGCTGCAGCAGCGCAGTGGATTCCGATGGTGGAAGACGGTAAAACTGAAATTGAATTACAACCGCAAACTGTGGTGGACTACGCTTTGAAGCAATACAAGCATCCCGATGTGCTGGTGTTGGGCATGGGCGGTGACGGCCATACGGCTTCGTTGTTCCCGCAAGCGCCGCAATTGCCGGAAGCGATTAACCTGGAAAACAACCTGACCTTGATTCATACCACGCCGGTCACCGCACCACATGAGCGCGTGAGTATGACTTTGGACGCGATTTTGAATACGCTGCACGTCTTTCTTGCGATTCAGGGTACAGATAAAAAAGCCGTGTTTGACAAAGCGGCGGAAGAACCAACTACCGAATACCCAATCAGCCTGATTTTGAATAACGAAAGAGTGGATTGCCATGTCTTCTATACCAACTGA
- the zwf gene encoding glucose-6-phosphate dehydrogenase produces MSTQTNFDLVLFGATGDLAMRKLLPCLYQAHVAGLLNPQGRILGVSRSEMDTESFLAKVETNSKIHVKQNFSDEQWASFIKRLEYLTVDVTRSEDFAALGDKVKSRTDTESVVVYLSTAPKFFAQACENLAAVGLNTENVRVVLEKPLGTDLASSQQINNDVGKYFKEEQIYRIDHYLGKESLQNVLALRFANVMFEPMWNNKYIKSVQLTIAEQLGVEERGEFYDITGALRDMVQNHLMQMLCMTAMEPPKSLDADDVRDEKVKVIKSLKPLTIESVNENVVRGQYTAAGDMKGYLQELDVPAESFTETYVAIKAEIDNERWQGVPFYLRTGKRMADKVAEIVLNFRDLDNHIFPNSKPFANRLVIELQPFDSVRLCAQVKTPGTGNNVEVTPMTIDLDKQLAGRRPEAYERLLLDVINGNLALFNRRDELEAAWEYVMPILDNWAQNTQAPHGYDVHSWGPEAARELLARDGNKWHEEQ; encoded by the coding sequence ATGAGTACTCAAACAAATTTTGATTTGGTGTTGTTCGGCGCAACAGGCGATTTGGCCATGCGCAAATTGCTGCCTTGTCTCTATCAGGCGCATGTGGCCGGATTGTTGAATCCGCAAGGGCGCATTTTGGGTGTGAGCCGCAGCGAAATGGATACCGAAAGCTTTTTGGCTAAGGTTGAAACCAACTCAAAAATCCATGTGAAACAAAACTTTTCCGATGAACAATGGGCATCTTTCATCAAACGCCTCGAATACCTTACCGTTGACGTAACCCGTTCTGAAGACTTTGCCGCCTTGGGCGATAAAGTCAAATCCCGCACCGACACCGAAAGCGTGGTGGTTTATCTTTCAACCGCACCGAAATTCTTTGCCCAAGCCTGTGAAAATCTGGCGGCTGTGGGTTTGAATACCGAAAATGTGCGCGTGGTCTTGGAAAAACCACTGGGCACCGATTTGGCTTCGTCGCAACAAATCAATAATGATGTGGGCAAATACTTCAAAGAAGAGCAAATCTACCGCATCGACCATTATTTGGGCAAAGAAAGCCTGCAAAACGTATTGGCCTTACGCTTTGCCAACGTGATGTTCGAGCCGATGTGGAACAATAAATACATTAAAAGTGTGCAACTCACCATCGCCGAGCAATTGGGCGTGGAGGAGCGCGGCGAGTTTTATGATATCACCGGTGCCTTGCGCGACATGGTGCAAAACCACTTGATGCAGATGTTGTGCATGACCGCGATGGAACCGCCGAAAAGCTTGGATGCCGATGATGTGCGCGATGAAAAAGTGAAAGTGATTAAATCACTGAAACCATTGACCATTGAATCGGTGAATGAAAACGTTGTTCGCGGCCAATACACGGCAGCAGGCGACATGAAAGGCTATCTGCAGGAATTGGATGTGCCGGCCGAGAGCTTCACCGAAACTTATGTGGCCATTAAAGCCGAGATCGACAATGAGCGTTGGCAAGGCGTGCCGTTTTATCTGCGTACCGGCAAACGCATGGCCGATAAAGTGGCGGAAATCGTGTTGAATTTCCGTGATTTGGACAACCATATTTTTCCGAACAGCAAACCGTTTGCCAACCGTTTGGTGATTGAGTTGCAGCCGTTTGACTCCGTGCGCTTGTGCGCGCAAGTTAAAACACCGGGCACGGGCAATAATGTCGAAGTGACGCCGATGACCATCGATTTGGACAAACAATTGGCAGGCCGTCGTCCGGAAGCTTACGAGCGTTTGCTGCTGGATGTGATTAACGGTAATCTGGCTTTGTTCAACCGCCGTGACGAATTGGAAGCCGCATGGGAATATGTGATGCCGATTTTGGATAACTGGGCGCAAAATACCCAAGCGCCACACGGCTATGATGTCCACTCATGGGGGCCTGAGGCGGCGCGCGAATTGTTGGCGCGTGACGGCAACAAGTGGCACGAAGAGCAGTAA
- the edd gene encoding phosphogluconate dehydratase, translated as MSHTPIHPKLAEITRRIIDRSQATRAKYLAKIRAAKQQGRLERNQLGCSNLAHGYAAMPKSIKIEMLQETVPNLGIITAYNDMVSAHQPFKDFPDWIKDEARKNGATAQVAGGTPAMCDGITQGYAGMELSLFSRDVIAMSTAVGMSHQMFDGGLYMGVCDKIVPGLMIGALSFGHVPAVFLPAGPMASGISNKDKARTRQLFAEGKVGRDALLESEMGSYHSPGTCTFYGTANSNQMMMEMMGVHLPAAAFVHPYTDLREALTRYGAAHLAQGIRNGTALPLGEMLTEKSFINALIGLMATGGSTNHTMHLVAMARAAGVILNWDDFDEISAIIPLLIRVYPNGKADVNHFAAAGGLPFVIRELLDAGLLHDDVDTVAGRGMRHYTQEPFLIDGKLEWREAPTESGNDDILRKIDNPFSPDGGLRLMQGNIGRGVIKVSAIREGCRIIEAPAIVFNDQREVLEAFDRGELERDFVCVVRYQGPRANGMPELHKLTPPLGILQDRGFKVALLTDGRMSGASGKVPAAIHMTPEALMGGGIGKIRTGDLIRFDSVTGELNVLINENEWAAREVDQIDLNANQQGCGRELFANFRSMTSSAETGAMSFGGEFA; from the coding sequence ATGAGCCACACTCCTATCCATCCAAAACTCGCGGAAATTACCCGGCGTATCATCGACCGCAGCCAAGCAACGCGTGCCAAATATTTAGCCAAAATCCGCGCTGCCAAACAGCAAGGCCGCTTGGAGCGCAATCAATTGGGTTGCAGTAACCTTGCCCACGGTTATGCCGCCATGCCCAAAAGCATCAAAATCGAAATGCTGCAGGAAACTGTGCCTAACTTAGGCATCATCACCGCTTACAACGACATGGTTTCGGCGCACCAGCCTTTCAAAGATTTCCCTGATTGGATTAAGGATGAAGCCCGGAAAAACGGTGCCACCGCGCAAGTTGCCGGTGGGACACCGGCCATGTGTGACGGCATTACCCAAGGTTATGCCGGTATGGAATTGTCTTTGTTCTCGCGCGACGTGATTGCGATGAGCACGGCTGTGGGCATGTCGCACCAAATGTTCGACGGCGGCCTGTATATGGGCGTGTGCGACAAAATCGTACCCGGTCTGATGATTGGCGCCTTATCGTTCGGTCACGTTCCGGCGGTATTTTTACCAGCAGGCCCGATGGCCAGCGGCATCAGCAATAAAGACAAAGCACGCACCCGCCAATTGTTTGCCGAAGGCAAAGTCGGCCGCGATGCCTTGCTGGAAAGCGAAATGGGGTCTTACCACAGCCCCGGCACCTGCACTTTCTACGGCACCGCCAATTCCAACCAAATGATGATGGAAATGATGGGCGTGCATTTACCGGCCGCCGCGTTTGTGCATCCTTATACCGATTTGCGCGAAGCCCTTACCCGCTACGGTGCCGCCCACTTGGCACAAGGCATCCGCAACGGCACTGCTCTGCCATTGGGCGAAATGTTGACGGAAAAATCATTCATCAATGCCTTGATCGGCCTGATGGCCACCGGCGGCTCGACCAACCATACCATGCACTTAGTTGCCATGGCGCGTGCGGCGGGTGTGATTTTGAACTGGGATGATTTTGACGAAATTTCTGCAATTATTCCATTGCTGATTCGTGTTTACCCGAACGGCAAAGCCGATGTCAACCACTTCGCCGCAGCCGGCGGTTTGCCATTTGTGATTCGCGAATTACTGGATGCGGGCTTGCTGCATGACGATGTTGACACCGTAGCCGGCCGCGGCATGCGCCACTACACCCAAGAGCCGTTCTTGATTGACGGCAAACTGGAATGGCGTGAAGCCCCGACCGAAAGCGGCAACGACGACATCTTGCGCAAAATCGACAACCCATTCTCGCCGGACGGCGGTTTGCGCCTGATGCAAGGCAACATCGGCCGCGGCGTGATTAAAGTATCCGCCATCCGCGAAGGCTGCCGCATCATCGAAGCTCCTGCCATCGTGTTCAATGACCAGCGCGAAGTATTGGAAGCTTTTGACCGCGGCGAACTTGAACGCGACTTTGTGTGCGTGGTGCGCTACCAAGGCCCGCGTGCCAACGGTATGCCCGAATTACACAAACTCACCCCGCCTTTGGGCATTTTGCAAGACCGCGGTTTCAAAGTGGCGCTGCTGACCGACGGCCGCATGTCGGGCGCGTCGGGCAAAGTTCCGGCTGCCATCCACATGACACCTGAAGCCTTGATGGGCGGCGGCATCGGCAAAATCCGCACCGGTGATTTAATCCGCTTCGATTCCGTCACCGGCGAATTAAACGTACTCATCAACGAAAACGAATGGGCGGCACGCGAAGTCGATCAAATTGATTTGAACGCCAATCAGCAAGGCTGCGGCCGCGAATTGTTTGCCAACTTCCGCAGTATGACCAGCTCGGCAGAAACCGGCGCCATGAGTTTCGGCGGCGAATTTGCCTAA
- a CDS encoding bifunctional 4-hydroxy-2-oxoglutarate aldolase/2-dehydro-3-deoxy-phosphogluconate aldolase has protein sequence MSATLTPREILSAGAVIPVMAIDDLSKAVDLAHALVEGGIPTLEITLRTPVGVDAIRLIAKEVPNAIVGAGTVTTPEQLKAVEDAGAVFAISPGLHETLAKASHQSSIPLIPGVATPSEVQLALEHGIDTLKLFPAEVVGGKAMLKALYGPYPDIRFCPTGGITLESAPEYLALPNVLCVGGSWLTPKDAVENQDWAAITRLAKEAAALKA, from the coding sequence ATGTCTGCAACACTCACCCCACGCGAAATCTTAAGCGCAGGCGCAGTTATCCCTGTGATGGCGATTGACGATTTATCTAAGGCCGTTGATTTGGCGCATGCCTTGGTGGAAGGCGGCATTCCGACGCTGGAAATCACTTTGCGCACGCCGGTCGGCGTGGATGCCATCCGTCTGATTGCCAAAGAAGTGCCAAACGCCATTGTCGGCGCAGGCACGGTAACCACCCCCGAGCAACTCAAAGCCGTGGAAGATGCCGGTGCAGTATTCGCCATCAGCCCGGGTTTGCACGAAACTTTGGCCAAAGCCAGCCATCAAAGCAGCATTCCATTGATTCCGGGCGTAGCCACACCGAGCGAAGTGCAATTGGCCTTGGAACACGGCATCGACACCTTGAAGCTGTTCCCTGCCGAAGTAGTCGGCGGCAAAGCCATGCTCAAGGCCTTGTACGGCCCTTACCCTGACATCCGCTTTTGCCCGACCGGCGGCATCACTTTGGAAAGCGCACCGGAATACTTAGCCTTGCCGAATGTGTTGTGCGTCGGCGGCTCATGGCTGACCCCAAAAGATGCGGTGGAAAACCAAGATTGGGCGGCCATCACCCGCCTGGCCAAAGAAGCAGCTGCTCTGAAAGCTTAA
- a CDS encoding DUF2788 domain-containing protein → MDEAVFATWAMRICLTGLIIFLGFIVYKLGKESKAGKFGMFMLFFVLGFGVFGFVFKEFLINFLVIPK, encoded by the coding sequence ATGGATGAGGCCGTTTTCGCCACTTGGGCGATGAGAATCTGCTTAACGGGTCTGATTATTTTTTTGGGCTTTATCGTTTACAAGCTGGGCAAAGAATCGAAAGCCGGTAAATTCGGCATGTTTATGCTGTTTTTCGTGCTGGGCTTCGGTGTGTTCGGCTTTGTGTTTAAAGAATTTTTGATTAATTTTTTGGTGATTCCGAAATAA
- the metZ gene encoding O-succinylhomoserine sulfhydrylase, which translates to MTKKLHPQTLAIRAGKEQTAYNEHNQALFLTSSFMWESAAHAADLFSKKVKGFTYTRTANPTTAAFEKRVAALEGADRAVATSTGMSAIQAAFLTFLSAGDHVICSRGLFGTTVGFIDTVVKRFGIEVSYVSTVDVAEWRAAVQGNTKLFFLETPSNPLSEVADLQALAALAHENKALLVVDNSLMSPFGQQPLQCGADISVQSATKAIDGHGRVAGGVLSGSEALMNQVAVYANSCGLAISPFNSFELLTGIETLSIRMEKQFDNALKVAKWLQQQPQVKAVYYAGLPDHPQRELVERQQNGGGIVVGFELAGQDAAWKVIDGVNVFSRTANLGDVRSTVTHPWTTTHARMSPEDKLAAGIRQGLVRLSVGLEHVDDLIGDLQQALA; encoded by the coding sequence ATGACGAAAAAGCTTCATCCGCAAACCTTGGCCATCCGCGCCGGCAAAGAGCAAACCGCTTACAACGAACACAACCAAGCTCTGTTTCTGACAAGCAGCTTTATGTGGGAAAGTGCGGCGCATGCGGCGGATTTGTTCTCGAAAAAAGTTAAAGGCTTTACCTATACCCGCACCGCTAACCCGACCACCGCTGCTTTTGAAAAACGAGTGGCGGCTTTGGAAGGCGCAGATCGCGCGGTGGCCACATCGACCGGCATGTCGGCGATTCAGGCGGCGTTTTTGACTTTTTTAAGTGCGGGCGATCATGTGATTTGCAGCCGCGGCTTGTTCGGCACGACTGTCGGTTTTATCGATACCGTAGTGAAACGCTTCGGCATTGAGGTGAGCTATGTCTCGACCGTTGATGTGGCCGAATGGCGTGCTGCAGTGCAGGGCAACACCAAGCTGTTTTTTTTGGAAACGCCGTCTAATCCGTTGAGCGAGGTGGCCGATTTGCAGGCTTTGGCAGCTTTAGCACATGAGAATAAGGCTTTATTGGTGGTGGACAACAGCTTGATGTCGCCATTCGGCCAGCAGCCTTTGCAATGCGGTGCCGACATTTCCGTGCAATCCGCGACTAAAGCGATTGACGGTCACGGCCGCGTGGCGGGCGGCGTGTTGTCCGGTTCGGAAGCTTTGATGAATCAAGTGGCGGTATATGCCAATTCTTGTGGTTTGGCGATTTCGCCGTTTAACTCATTTGAATTGCTGACCGGTATTGAAACGCTTTCCATCCGTATGGAAAAGCAATTTGATAATGCGCTGAAAGTGGCGAAATGGCTGCAACAGCAGCCGCAGGTGAAAGCGGTGTATTATGCCGGTCTGCCCGATCATCCGCAGCGTGAACTGGTTGAACGCCAGCAAAACGGCGGCGGCATTGTGGTCGGTTTCGAATTGGCCGGCCAAGATGCGGCATGGAAAGTGATTGACGGCGTGAACGTGTTTTCGCGTACGGCCAACTTGGGCGATGTGCGCTCGACCGTCACCCATCCGTGGACAACCACCCACGCACGTATGTCGCCGGAAGACAAGCTGGCCGCCGGTATCCGTCAAGGCTTGGTACGTTTGTCGGTCGGCTTGGAGCATGTCGATGATTTAATCGGTGATTTGCAACAGGCCTTGGCTTAG
- a CDS encoding DUF3465 domain-containing protein — protein sequence MNKWIWIAVVAAAFFGYQKWQDTAQDPQQGQTQSRPSEHGQTRSGQSAANGNAEAVLQRAFEERRSKLQIEGEGVVKKTLPDDNKGSRHQRFILKLSSGQSLLVAHNIDLADKIKGLKKGDTVRFYGVYEWSEQGGVIHWTHHDPNGRHIDGWLKHNGKIYQ from the coding sequence ATGAATAAATGGATTTGGATTGCCGTTGTTGCTGCGGCGTTTTTCGGCTACCAAAAATGGCAGGATACAGCGCAAGATCCGCAGCAGGGGCAAACGCAGTCAAGGCCGTCCGAACACGGTCAAACGCGTTCCGGCCAATCCGCGGCAAATGGCAATGCCGAAGCGGTATTGCAACGTGCATTTGAAGAGCGGCGAAGCAAGCTGCAAATCGAAGGCGAAGGCGTGGTGAAAAAGACCTTGCCTGATGACAACAAAGGCTCGCGCCATCAACGCTTTATCTTGAAATTATCCAGCGGCCAAAGCTTATTGGTGGCGCACAATATCGACTTGGCCGATAAAATCAAAGGCTTGAAAAAAGGCGATACCGTGCGTTTTTACGGCGTATACGAATGGTCGGAACAAGGCGGAGTGATTCATTGGACGCACCATGACCCGAACGGCCGGCATATTGACGGCTGGTTGAAACACAACGGCAAGATCTATCAATGA
- a CDS encoding NGO1151 family protein — MSSIEQRLEFLEESNEVLRMQNHVLATALKGLIRALPGDTAQDAVESIQLAFEDALAELNYEDSPHTDLFHDVTYAFFREKEH, encoded by the coding sequence ATGAGCAGCATTGAGCAACGATTAGAATTTTTGGAAGAGTCAAACGAAGTTTTGCGCATGCAGAATCACGTTTTGGCAACCGCACTCAAAGGCCTGATTCGCGCCCTACCCGGCGATACGGCCCAAGACGCGGTTGAATCTATTCAACTGGCATTTGAAGATGCCTTGGCCGAACTCAACTACGAAGACAGCCCGCACACGGATTTGTTCCACGACGTGACTTACGCTTTTTTCCGCGAAAAAGAGCACTGA
- a CDS encoding basic amino acid ABC transporter substrate-binding protein encodes MNMKKWIAAAIACSALTLGACGGQSKDTAGAAPAADPNKVYRVAMNAEFAPFESRDANGNVEGFDVDLMDAMAKAGNFKIEYKHQPWESLFPALKNGDVDIVISGVTITDERKQSMEFTDSYFEIAQVVLVPQGKSIANSEDLKNLNKVGVVTGQTGDFSVSKLLGNDSPKIARFETVPLVVKELENGGLDAVVSDSAVIANYVKNNPTKGMDFVTLPDFTVENYGIATRKGDEATVQMLNNALKKVRESGEYEQIKAKYFADDAKN; translated from the coding sequence ATGAACATGAAAAAATGGATTGCCGCAGCCATCGCTTGCTCGGCACTGACCTTGGGCGCATGCGGCGGCCAAAGCAAAGACACCGCCGGTGCCGCACCTGCTGCCGACCCAAATAAAGTATACCGCGTGGCCATGAATGCCGAATTTGCCCCATTCGAATCACGCGATGCCAACGGTAACGTTGAAGGCTTCGACGTTGACTTGATGGATGCTATGGCCAAAGCCGGCAACTTCAAAATCGAATACAAACACCAGCCTTGGGAAAGCCTGTTCCCGGCACTGAAAAATGGTGATGTAGACATCGTGATTTCCGGCGTGACCATCACAGATGAACGTAAACAATCGATGGAATTTACCGACTCGTATTTTGAAATCGCCCAAGTAGTATTGGTACCGCAAGGCAAAAGTATCGCCAACTCCGAAGACTTGAAAAATCTGAACAAAGTCGGCGTGGTAACCGGCCAAACCGGCGACTTTTCCGTGTCTAAACTGTTAGGCAACGACAGTCCGAAAATCGCCCGCTTTGAAACCGTACCGTTAGTAGTTAAAGAATTGGAAAACGGCGGTTTGGATGCCGTGGTGAGCGACAGCGCTGTGATTGCCAACTATGTGAAAAACAACCCGACCAAAGGCATGGATTTTGTTACCCTGCCTGATTTCACCGTTGAAAACTACGGCATCGCTACCCGCAAAGGCGATGAAGCCACTGTCCAAATGCTGAATAATGCGCTGAAAAAAGTACGCGAAAGCGGCGAATACGAGCAAATCAAAGCCAAATACTTTGCTGACGATGCAAAGAATTAA